The following proteins come from a genomic window of Candidatus Goldiibacteriota bacterium HGW-Goldbacteria-1:
- a CDS encoding chorismate synthase, with translation MLRFLTAGESHGKGLTVIIDGVPSNIKLSPDDFDCYLAERQKGYGRGGRQKIETDRAEIISGIRFGKTTGAPISVFIKNKDFENWAQKMDAWQRPSSLEELNIPRPGHADLSGGIRYNHKDFRNVLERASARETAARVITGALAVKFLKLFGVEVFGFTDAIAGVAAQYPKQASIKDIKKLAEEADAASQAQLRFPDKNNSSNVKAAIDMAVKEGDTLGGVLKIITSKLPPGLGDYTQWDRKLDAKLAMALMSLQAVKGVEIGAGFAYAAATGSSMHDEIFYSKKDGYYRKTNNSGGIEGGMTNGNPVEIKAALKPISTVLKGLKSVNVKNKKAVKTVYERSDVCAVPAAALIAETIVAAELMKAFQEKFGSGDIDYILSNYENYKKYVKKYRV, from the coding sequence ATGCTAAGATTTCTAACTGCCGGAGAATCACACGGAAAAGGGCTTACCGTAATAATAGACGGTGTGCCTTCAAACATAAAATTATCACCGGATGATTTTGATTGTTATCTGGCGGAACGCCAGAAAGGGTACGGCCGCGGCGGCAGGCAGAAAATAGAAACCGACCGTGCTGAAATAATTTCCGGCATCCGTTTCGGGAAAACCACAGGCGCGCCAATATCTGTTTTTATTAAAAATAAAGATTTTGAAAACTGGGCGCAGAAAATGGACGCCTGGCAGCGCCCGTCGTCGCTTGAAGAACTTAATATACCAAGGCCGGGGCATGCTGATTTGTCCGGCGGAATACGTTACAACCATAAAGATTTCAGAAACGTGCTGGAACGCGCCAGCGCAAGGGAGACCGCCGCCAGGGTAATAACAGGCGCGCTTGCGGTAAAATTTCTTAAACTGTTTGGTGTTGAAGTCTTTGGTTTTACGGATGCTATAGCCGGAGTTGCCGCGCAGTATCCAAAACAGGCATCAATTAAAGATATAAAAAAACTGGCAGAAGAAGCGGATGCGGCATCACAGGCGCAGCTTCGTTTTCCCGATAAAAATAATTCATCAAACGTAAAAGCCGCCATTGACATGGCTGTTAAAGAAGGCGATACGCTGGGCGGAGTTTTAAAAATTATCACTTCCAAATTACCACCCGGGCTTGGCGACTATACGCAGTGGGACAGGAAACTTGACGCAAAGCTGGCTATGGCTTTGATGAGCCTTCAGGCGGTGAAGGGCGTTGAAATAGGCGCCGGGTTTGCCTATGCCGCAGCCACCGGAAGTTCCATGCATGACGAAATTTTTTATTCAAAAAAAGACGGTTATTACAGAAAAACAAATAACTCCGGCGGTATTGAAGGCGGCATGACAAATGGTAATCCAGTGGAAATAAAAGCCGCTTTAAAACCCATCTCCACAGTTCTTAAGGGGTTAAAGTCCGTTAATGTTAAAAATAAAAAAGCTGTTAAGACCGTATATGAAAGGTCGGATGTCTGCGCTGTTCCGGCTGCAGCCTTAATAGCAGAAACCATTGTTGCAGCAGAACTTATGAAAGCTTTCCAGGAAAAATTTGGCAGCGGCGATATTGATTACATACTTTCTAACTATGAAAATTACAAGAAGTACGTGAAGAAATACAGGGTGTAA
- a CDS encoding shikimate kinase: protein MKNIVLIGFMGSGKTTVGKIVSRITGMKFVDLDAQIEKSAKTKISRIFETRGELYFRGLETKALAKAGKKSKTVISTGGGIIKMNENRPLLKKAGLVVYLKNSFAVCKKRLEGKTDRPLFNKDNLKSARALFKSRLELYRKAADITVVTDRLNAEEAAKLIAAKAEKIWNR from the coding sequence TTGAAAAATATTGTCCTGATAGGTTTTATGGGGAGCGGGAAGACAACTGTGGGAAAAATAGTATCCCGTATTACCGGTATGAAGTTTGTGGACCTTGACGCGCAGATAGAAAAAAGCGCGAAAACAAAAATAAGCCGTATTTTTGAAACCCGCGGTGAATTATATTTTCGCGGGCTTGAAACAAAAGCGCTGGCCAAAGCGGGGAAAAAAAGTAAAACCGTTATTTCAACCGGCGGCGGAATAATTAAGATGAACGAAAACCGGCCCCTGCTGAAAAAAGCGGGTTTGGTGGTTTATCTTAAGAACTCATTTGCAGTATGCAAAAAGCGCCTTGAAGGCAAGACCGACAGGCCGCTTTTTAATAAAGATAATCTTAAAAGCGCCCGCGCGCTGTTTAAAAGCAGGCTGGAACTTTATAGAAAAGCCGCGGATATAACGGTGGTAACTGACAGGTTAAATGCCGAAGAAGCGGCAAAACTTATAGCTGCAAAGGCGGAAAAAATTTGGAACAGGTAA
- a CDS encoding 3-dehydroquinate synthase — MEQVRVKLKNNPYTVYVGADILHKTGEILSGFKKGNRVLVVSNKKVFSLYGKKLMAGLKGRFTAGIHLMKDGEQYKRLDAVASIYDACVKNKLDRHSAIIALGGGVVGDVAGFAAATYMRGIDVVQIPTTLLAQVDSSVGGKTGVDLTSGKNLAGAFHQPLFVIADTDTLNTLTEREFLNGMAEAIKHGIILDSEYFNFMETNRAAILKRDKAAVQKLVTRSVEIKASVVAKDEKEKSGLRAFLNFGHTAGHAIEAALNYKGLKHGEAIAAGAVIAAGLSRRLKLCSQETENRINKVFYEYNLIKPLRNLKNTQIISRLSGDKKAKNGKIIFVLTKEIGCVILKEITDFSAIKKELNRFNSLLS; from the coding sequence TTGGAACAGGTAAGGGTAAAGTTAAAAAATAATCCATACACAGTATATGTTGGCGCTGATATCCTTCATAAAACAGGGGAGATTCTTTCCGGCTTTAAAAAGGGAAACAGGGTGCTTGTGGTAAGCAATAAAAAAGTTTTTTCGCTGTATGGAAAAAAACTTATGGCCGGCTTAAAAGGCAGATTCACGGCAGGTATTCATTTAATGAAAGACGGCGAGCAGTATAAAAGGCTTGATGCCGTCGCTTCAATTTATGACGCATGCGTTAAGAATAAACTGGACAGGCATTCGGCAATTATAGCCCTTGGCGGAGGGGTTGTGGGCGACGTGGCGGGCTTTGCGGCTGCCACTTATATGAGGGGCATAGATGTTGTTCAGATACCAACAACCCTTTTGGCACAGGTGGATAGTTCTGTCGGCGGTAAAACCGGGGTGGATCTTACGTCGGGGAAAAATCTTGCGGGCGCTTTTCATCAGCCGCTGTTTGTAATTGCGGATACTGATACTCTTAATACTTTGACGGAAAGGGAATTTTTAAACGGGATGGCGGAAGCGATTAAACACGGCATAATACTTGACTCTGAATATTTTAATTTTATGGAAACAAACAGGGCGGCAATATTAAAAAGAGATAAAGCAGCGGTACAAAAACTTGTAACAAGATCAGTTGAAATTAAAGCATCTGTTGTGGCAAAGGATGAAAAAGAAAAATCAGGATTACGGGCGTTTCTTAATTTTGGGCATACGGCAGGGCATGCCATTGAAGCGGCATTGAATTATAAAGGGTTAAAGCACGGCGAAGCCATTGCGGCTGGTGCGGTTATTGCGGCGGGGCTGTCAAGGCGGCTTAAATTGTGTTCGCAAGAAACAGAAAACAGAATAAATAAAGTATTTTATGAGTATAACCTGATAAAACCTTTAAGAAATCTAAAAAACACCCAAATTATAAGCAGGTTATCAGGGGATAAGAAAGCAAAAAATGGTAAAATAATATTTGTATTGACAAAGGAAATTGGCTGTGTTATTTTAAAGGAAATTACTGATTTTTCGGCCATTAAAAAGGAATTAAATCGTTTTAACAGTTTGCTTTCTTAA